CTGTTTGCCCTGGTTGAATTTCTAATGATACGTCCTCAAGCACCGGTTGGCCCGATTCATAGGCAAAGCTTACCTGATCATATTGGATATGCCCTGCAAAGTTAGGGGCTTCAATCGCATCGGGCTTGTCGACAATTTCTGCTTGCCGACTAAGCTCCTCTTGGAAACGCAAGAAACCGGCATAGCCCTTAGGATAAATCTCCAGCATCGTATTGATTTTCTCAATCGGTCGAACAAAGGTATTCGACAGTAGAATGTAGCCCACCAATTCACCAATAGTCAGATGACCTTGAATCGTATAGTAAGACCCTGCCAAAAAGGCAAAAAGATTAATCAGGCGCATAATCAAGTAATTCACTGAACTACTTTGAGCCATCGACTGGTAAAATGCAATCTTGGCATTGCGATATCCATTAATATAGCCTTCAAATTTCTCCTGCTCATGGGCTTCATTCGCAAAAGCTTTCACAACGCGCATCCCACTAATGGAATTTTGAATGCCGGTATTAAAGTAAGCTAAGTTTTCGTTAATGCCTTGATTGACTTTAATCATTCGCCGGCTAAAGAAAGCTAAAGCAAGCCCTAGAACTGGCACTAAGGAAACTGTCATTAAGGCTAATTTCACATGCACATTGGCCATCAATAGGAAAGACCCTACCAAGGTCATTACTGTGATAAAGATGTCCTCAGGGCCATGATGGGCTAGTTCACTTACTTCAAACAAATCGCTAGTAATCCGGCTCATCAACTCACCTGTCTTACGTTTATCATAATAAGCATAAGACTGCTTTTGATAGTGGGCGAAAAGCTCCCGCCGCATATCCGTTTCAATATTGATTCCCAAGCGATGCCCTAAGGC
This region of Suicoccus acidiformans genomic DNA includes:
- a CDS encoding ABC transporter ATP-binding protein, which gives rise to MLKKFLAYYRPYWRLFMIDFGCAVLVGILDLFFPIAVNRVIDQVLPSGNVRAILLFSMLLLALYLFSTAMNYVVVALGHRLGINIETDMRRELFAHYQKQSYAYYDKRKTGELMSRITSDLFEVSELAHHGPEDIFITVMTLVGSFLLMANVHVKLALMTVSLVPVLGLALAFFSRRMIKVNQGINENLAYFNTGIQNSISGMRVVKAFANEAHEQEKFEGYINGYRNAKIAFYQSMAQSSSVNYLIMRLINLFAFLAGSYYTIQGHLTIGELVGYILLSNTFVRPIEKINTMLEIYPKGYAGFLRFQEELSRQAEIVDKPDAIEAPNFAGHIQYDQVSFAYESGQPVLEDVSLEIQPGQTVAFVGPSGAGKTTLVNLLPRFYEPTAGTIRIDGINIQDMTLSSLRQQIGIVQQDVFLFDGTIRENVLYGNLNASDAEVEAAIRAARLEEVIGNLPHGLDTQIGERGVSLSGGQKQRLSIARIFLKNPTILILDEATSALDSATERFIQQSLDELAVGRTSLVIAHRLATVRHADRIIVVTPEGITEDGNHEALMALDGTYASLYRSQFSK